DNA sequence from the Cohnella herbarum genome:
ACTTCAGTTCCCACTGTGACTTAGTTAGCTCCATAACATAAACATCATGAAACCTTTGATACTTAAACACATGTTGTTGATAAACGCCAACATCTCGATATCCATGCAGCTTATGGATTTTCATGATGTTCTCGTTTCCTTCCATCACTTCAGCCGTAATTTTATTAAAATTCAGTTCATAAAATATATAATTATATAAGTAAGGGGGAATAATCCCCCCATATATTCCGTATTGCTCGTCTCCGATGTAGTAACCCCAGCTAGTCCTTTTATTCTTTTGGTCGATTCCGTTCAACGAAATTAAACCTACCAAAAGACCTTTAATTGATATAACCCAATACTTTTCCGAGTTTGATTGGGAAATTGTCTCATACCACTTTATCTGATTTTCTAAATTATACTCGATATCATTGTACATATATTGAGTGACAGCAGCTTTCGTTCTCCAACCTAGCACTTGTTCAAGGTGACATTCTTGCAACTTGACAAATTCTATCATGACATCCTCCAACTAATGGCTTAAATCGGATTTAAAATGCTTTAACCAAGTTCGGAGCATCCGGTGCGAACTCCCCGTTCAAATACCGATCTACGATATCATTGTCGAAGGTGTTGTAAATTAATCTGAGATGCTGCGGCATCCAATCCGCGGACATGAATAACTTGCCGTTGCTTCTCTGCGGAACTGCTACGATCTTCTGATTATTGCGAACAAGCTTGAGGATATGGATCAGATCCTCCGCGACTTGCTTTACAGCATTGCAAGCCACATCATGTATTCCTTCCCCTTGGCTTAATTGAGGTACTGAATGATGAATAATGGATCCACCGTCCAGCTTCGAGGTTAGATGATGGATAGTCATCCCCGCCCAGTTCGGCTTCAGGAAATAAAAAGGCCAGAACAGCGTCGTGTTGCCTCTATACCATGGGGAAAGACCTCCGTGGATGTTCCATGCGCGTTCGGGCAAAGCGGCCAGCATGTCGTCATTCAGCTTATGAATGCCATAACTGAGAACGGTTTCCGAATACATAGAGCCAACCCACTGAGCCGTCTCCAGACTATTCAATTGATCAATGGTTACTTGTTTAATAGGAATTCCCTTAAAGTAATCGAGCTTAATCACGCCAAATGATCTCTGCTCGGAAAGATCACGATCATGGAAATGCCTGATGAAGTTATTTCTATCTATTTCAGGCCAGCTTAAAGACGGACTTGGCACAAAATCCTCACGCTTCTCGACGAGTAATCCGCAAAGAAGGCCTTCGTCGTATAATCTCTTAGCGATATGCAAGTGCCTAGGGTGTGAGCCGGTCATGAAAATCGTAGTCATAATGAAACCCCCTTCTCAAAATATGGCCCATCGATTATCCCTTTTTGTGATAATAACTTAACATAGGGGAGGAGGCTTTCAATGCTGCATCGACATAGGTCAGCAATTTCAGTTAATAAGTGCTCTCCGTCCGCATAGTTAAGAAAGGTTAAGGTTCGATTTAACTGAACTCGATTATCTTCTATTTGATTATTCGATCGTACAAATGTCGTAGATGAGTTCATATCTGGGTACAAACCATGCTTATCTAGCTTTACCTCTCCATAAGGGAAACGATTAATGTAATATCCTTCTGCTTCATTCGCAAGGAGTATTTTTTCCAAGTCGTCCACGCTGTGCTGAAGAGCTTCAATTGTCATGGTTTCCTTAGTATCTAGCGAATTATGATAGCCAGGATATGCTCCATAAACCATTCGCGACATTTGCCCTACAGGAAGATTAAACCCCGGAGAGCAATATTGGCGTTCGTCTGATCCATGTTCAGGCGTAAAATGACGTGTGTTGCCTTGGAGAGACTCTTGGGCAAGCATTTGCTTCCATATCCTGTCAATTGGGTTGAATCCCGATCGGGAAAGCTTATAACTTAATGATTTTTCTCCACCCAGACACGTTAAAACAAGCCCAGCATGCAAGTTCTGCTTTAAGTGGTCTCCAAAACGATGTAAGTACGAAATACTCCCAATCGTTTCGGGTAAAAAGACAAATCGGTAAGTAAACCTGCGTTGTTGCCATTGTGCTATCCGCTTATACAGAAATGTTGCAACGAGAGGTCCACTTAGTTCATTATTGGCCAAAGAAGGATGACAAATATAGCTACTGATGAGCACCTCACGATCGCTCTTCCCAGGCAAAACAGAGTGTCCATAGTTCAGCTCACCTTGAATAAATGAACTATCGATAAATGCCTCATATTCGCCTTCCGGCAATGCTTCCAGCACTTCATGAGAAATACAAAACCCCCATCTTCTCTTGTAGTAAGAAGTCACATAAGGGATAGCCTTCGGAAGATGTGGAACGGTATACAAGTGCTTTTTCATTTCATCCAGAGACAACTTAACATGTATGGGTTCGCTATAGTTGACAATGTGTAAATTGGATACCTTAAAATCAGCAATCACATTGCCATGAGGATCCTTTAACCAAGCATCGCGGATAACCCACTCTTGCGGGATTTCCCAATCAAATACCCGAGTACCTGTGGGTACGGCAAAATTCTCAAGCGGGAGATGCTCTGTTAGCAATGAAAGGGTCTCACGGAGCCCTTCCCCCGTGATGCTTCGGCATATCGGAAATAAACTGTCGAACAATTGATCCATTTGTTGGAGTTCATGATTTTTGTCCATGTTCGGTTTAGAGCAACTCCCAAGAAAGAGGAGTTCCTTTCTTAATATCTTCTTTCGCGGATTTACCTAGAATTCGTTCCAAGTACTTGGTAGGAAGACCAAGCCCGGGACGAATCGCCCGAACGTTCTGTTCGTTAAATATATCCCCAGCCTTCATATTTTCAGCAATATATAAGGAACGTCTATATTTCAAAGAGTTTTTTTCCGCACCCGTAGCGCCATAAGAAATACGTCCAAGCGATTGCCATGCTCTTTCGGTCTCTATCGCAAGAGATCGAAATTCCTGCGGCTCCAATGAAAAGGTGGAATCCACTCCCCCATCTGCCCTGGAGAACGTGAAGTGCTTCTCGATCACGCTTGCACCCAAAACAACGCTAGCAACAGCCGCGCCAACTCCCATCGTGTGGTCGGATAGACCGACTTGGCATTGAAAGAGTTGTTCCATATGGGGAATAGTTGCCAGATTCGAATTGACGGGACTGGATGGGTAAGTGCTTGTACATTTTAACAAAATAAGGTTTGTACACCCTGCCTCCCGAGCAGTAATCACGGTTTCATGAAGTTCTGAAATGGAAGCCATCCCCGTAGAAATAATAAGCGGCTTCCCAGTTGACGCAGCTTTCCGGATCAATGGTAGATCCGTATTCTCGAATGAGGCGATTTTATACGCAGGAACATCTAAAGATTCTAAAAAATTGACTGCACTCGCGTCGAACGGAGTACTGAAAGCGAGTATTCCACGTTCTTTGCAGCGATCAAAGATTGGTTTGTGCCACTCCCAAGGGGTATACGCTTCCTCATATAGCTTATACAAAGAAGTTCCTTCCCATATGTTATTCGAGTCCGAAATAAAGAAATCGCCTTCGTGAACGTCCAATGTCATCGTGCTTGCTGTATATGTCTGAAGCTTGAGCGCATCGGCTCCTGCATCAGCCGCAGCGTCGACGATTGCCAGTGCACGATCCAAAGATTGGTTGTGATTGCCTGACATTTCAGCAATGAGAAACGGCTTATGGCCTTTACCTATTAAACGGCCTGCAATCGCGATGTCTTGAATCACTTTAAATTTCCTCCAATAGAGCTTCTAACACCCTGTTATATGCGGCTTCTGGCTGGCTTTCCATTAATGTAAGCCCGTTTAATCCCAACTTTAGCAGATCTTCAGGGATAGCAAGGGCATTAGATAATATATCGGCATAATGACCCGAATTTATTTGTTCATGCCATCCCATATTCCAGATGCAACCCGATGATTCTGCAAAACGTACGCCATCTCTTTGGTTATCCGCCACGATTGTTACGGCTGAAGGCAACCCAAGATAGCAACGCTCCCACATGGCGACTCCTCCTGATCCTAAGGCGAAGTCCGCTTGAGAGATGAAATCGTCCATGTTTTCCACTTGGACATGCAATTTGACATTGGGCATCTTTATGCAACTTTGCTCTAGCTCAAAGCGATTAGTATTAATTTGACCAATAATAATATCAACCCGCATGAAATTCAGGTCTATACCATAAAGCGCATCTAAGACCTTTGCTGTCTCATTCGTTGGGTCGCTCCCACCAAAAAAAACCAAAATTCTATTAACTTTGCCGTTTCTCTTCCTAAGTTTACGCCTTGACTCGTAAAAGGAAGGTTTAAGCAATAGATACTTCGGTCCCAAGAGTTGTATGCACTTCTCCGGAACTAGACCTGCATAACGCTTTTTGGTAATATCACTAATATTTTGATCCAATAACATATCTCCAATATGGGGGCGATCGGCTAGATCATCGATTATCAGCATGCGACCGACAATCGGTTTTATAACGCTTTCCCATTTCTCGTCTATGCCGTAATGATCCACAATAAACCAATCTGGTGGATTTAAGAAGCTTGTTATGATTTGTTTGGTAAACTCGGCGTCACTAGATACATTCGCGAAGTCTATAGGAGCTTCCGCTAGTATTCGGTATACTTGAAACCCACGAGATTCGATGTAGTCAGCCATATTGCCCTCTGTCATTCGACATATAAATACGACTTTGAATCCCGCACACCTCAAGCCATCTGCAATAATTAGACACCTCATTACATGACCGGTTCCTATTGCAAGAGAAGCATCCGCTCTTATGACTGCTATTCTTCTGTTCACCTTACCACCGGCTTTTGTTCAATATGTTTGTTTAATGCGGATACATCCGGATTCCTCAGTAAGTAATCTAAAACTTCACTAGATAAAACATCTTTCTGACCCGAAAATGCATTAGCAATCGCTAAACAAAGAGTATAGTCCTCCTCCGTATCCATGGTAACGCGAAGCTCAGGATACTGTAAATCGCTCGGCACTTGGACCATCGTTTGAGTAAATTGATCAGCGAACTCATATGCATAATAGGTAACATGCTCACGATGTCGTAGTTCATGGCCAATTTCATATATTTTCTTTAGCGCCGACATCGAGATCATCTCAACTGCTAGCCCACGCGGGAGGTTTCCTTTTAATACCGCAAAATCTGTTGGGTTATCTGTCATTGTTTCTACAAAAATACTAGCAAGACGATAATCGACAAAAGGGCAATCCGATGTTACACGGATCACATAGTCTGGATCGTACAATAATGAACACTCATAGAAGCGCGCAAGAACATCCTCCTCGGAACCCCTGAAACAAGAAACCTTATGTTGGTCGCACCAGGCCACTATCCGATCATCAGAAGGTAGCGTGGAAGTTGCAACTACCACTTCCTCTACGTTCGGAATCAGTCTGCAGCGATGAACTACATAATCTAGAACACAACTTTCTCCAAGAGGAAGCAGTATTTTACCCGGAAGTCGAGTTGACCCCATTCTTGCTTGTATGATAACGATAGTTTTCACTATTTTGTCCCTTTCCCACTATCAATTTAATCGAAATGCAAATATACTATAAATCCATTGAGCGTGATTTTTTATCTAGACGCTTTCCCATCTTAGTTCTATTAATAACATCCTTTCTGGAAATAAGAAAGGCTAAAATGACGTGCAGGCAAAGCGTATACTTTCACCTCTGAATCGATATTATCAACTACCTAATCACCCCATATTCCGCATGAATAAAATAGTAATTTTCATATACCCGGCAGGGATTGACCCGGAGGTATGGCGATGGCAAGTGAATCCCTTGTTCCTGTCCATGCGGGACCAAGTGGGCTTAATACTGCGTTATGCAGTAAGCTCCGCGTCGAGCGTATAGTGAACAAAATGGCCCATTGGGGTCTAGCTCAATGGAAGCAATCACCCGCCGCTTGTCAAAGCGTTTATCATCAACGCATTGTGTGCCAGGCGACCGCTCTACCGGGTCGAGGAATTCTAAGCCGATCTGGACGTCTAGAATTTGCTTAGGGCGTATGTAACTGCGCAGTCATTTAACTTGTACAGTGCATTGCGTTCTGTAAGGATATTAAATGAGTAGCACTTTAACGCGAAGGCCGGGCGAGAGCTTGTAATCGTTGCGATTGCTTCGATGAGTTTCACAGAATCCACCGTGATAAAACTGCTTATGCAACCGAACGAAAGGTCGTGCTTACCTATAGATGGTT
Encoded proteins:
- the pseH gene encoding UDP-4-amino-4,6-dideoxy-N-acetyl-beta-L-altrosamine N-acetyltransferase yields the protein MIEFVKLQECHLEQVLGWRTKAAVTQYMYNDIEYNLENQIKWYETISQSNSEKYWVISIKGLLVGLISLNGIDQKNKRTSWGYYIGDEQYGIYGGIIPPYLYNYIFYELNFNKITAEVMEGNENIMKIHKLHGYRDVGVYQQHVFKYQRFHDVYVMELTKSQWELKSKLFKNYKGRFEE
- a CDS encoding formyltransferase family protein, with the translated sequence MTTIFMTGSHPRHLHIAKRLYDEGLLCGLLVEKREDFVPSPSLSWPEIDRNNFIRHFHDRDLSEQRSFGVIKLDYFKGIPIKQVTIDQLNSLETAQWVGSMYSETVLSYGIHKLNDDMLAALPERAWNIHGGLSPWYRGNTTLFWPFYFLKPNWAGMTIHHLTSKLDGGSIIHHSVPQLSQGEGIHDVACNAVKQVAEDLIHILKLVRNNQKIVAVPQRSNGKLFMSADWMPQHLRLIYNTFDNDIVDRYLNGEFAPDAPNLVKAF
- a CDS encoding DUF4910 domain-containing protein, with protein sequence MDQLFDSLFPICRSITGEGLRETLSLLTEHLPLENFAVPTGTRVFDWEIPQEWVIRDAWLKDPHGNVIADFKVSNLHIVNYSEPIHVKLSLDEMKKHLYTVPHLPKAIPYVTSYYKRRWGFCISHEVLEALPEGEYEAFIDSSFIQGELNYGHSVLPGKSDREVLISSYICHPSLANNELSGPLVATFLYKRIAQWQQRRFTYRFVFLPETIGSISYLHRFGDHLKQNLHAGLVLTCLGGEKSLSYKLSRSGFNPIDRIWKQMLAQESLQGNTRHFTPEHGSDERQYCSPGFNLPVGQMSRMVYGAYPGYHNSLDTKETMTIEALQHSVDDLEKILLANEAEGYYINRFPYGEVKLDKHGLYPDMNSSTTFVRSNNQIEDNRVQLNRTLTFLNYADGEHLLTEIADLCRCSIESLLPYVKLLSQKGIIDGPYFEKGVSL
- the pseI gene encoding pseudaminic acid synthase, which gives rise to MIQDIAIAGRLIGKGHKPFLIAEMSGNHNQSLDRALAIVDAAADAGADALKLQTYTASTMTLDVHEGDFFISDSNNIWEGTSLYKLYEEAYTPWEWHKPIFDRCKERGILAFSTPFDASAVNFLESLDVPAYKIASFENTDLPLIRKAASTGKPLIISTGMASISELHETVITAREAGCTNLILLKCTSTYPSSPVNSNLATIPHMEQLFQCQVGLSDHTMGVGAAVASVVLGASVIEKHFTFSRADGGVDSTFSLEPQEFRSLAIETERAWQSLGRISYGATGAEKNSLKYRRSLYIAENMKAGDIFNEQNVRAIRPGLGLPTKYLERILGKSAKEDIKKGTPLSWELL
- the pseG gene encoding UDP-2,4-diacetamido-2,4,6-trideoxy-beta-L-altropyranose hydrolase, whose translation is MNRRIAVIRADASLAIGTGHVMRCLIIADGLRCAGFKVVFICRMTEGNMADYIESRGFQVYRILAEAPIDFANVSSDAEFTKQIITSFLNPPDWFIVDHYGIDEKWESVIKPIVGRMLIIDDLADRPHIGDMLLDQNISDITKKRYAGLVPEKCIQLLGPKYLLLKPSFYESRRKLRKRNGKVNRILVFFGGSDPTNETAKVLDALYGIDLNFMRVDIIIGQINTNRFELEQSCIKMPNVKLHVQVENMDDFISQADFALGSGGVAMWERCYLGLPSAVTIVADNQRDGVRFAESSGCIWNMGWHEQINSGHYADILSNALAIPEDLLKLGLNGLTLMESQPEAAYNRVLEALLEEI
- a CDS encoding cytidylyltransferase domain-containing protein translates to MKTIVIIQARMGSTRLPGKILLPLGESCVLDYVVHRCRLIPNVEEVVVATSTLPSDDRIVAWCDQHKVSCFRGSEEDVLARFYECSLLYDPDYVIRVTSDCPFVDYRLASIFVETMTDNPTDFAVLKGNLPRGLAVEMISMSALKKIYEIGHELRHREHVTYYAYEFADQFTQTMVQVPSDLQYPELRVTMDTEEDYTLCLAIANAFSGQKDVLSSEVLDYLLRNPDVSALNKHIEQKPVVR